A genomic window from Sorex araneus isolate mSorAra2 chromosome 2, mSorAra2.pri, whole genome shotgun sequence includes:
- the ANGPTL4 gene encoding angiopoietin-related protein 4: MRCAPTAGAALVLCAATAGLLSAQGRPAPPEPPRFASWDEVNVLAHGLLQLGHGLRDHVERTRGQLDKLERRLGVCGGRAACEEPEGAAASLRPPQTLPSAAPEAAPDALQSLQTQIRAQNSRIEQLFQKVAQQQRHLEKQQLRIQKLQSQVGLLAPVHLKHGVAKPARKKRLPKMDQLGGPAHNVSLLHRLPRDCQELFENGERQSGLFQIQPQGSPPFLVNCKMTSDGGWTVIQRRQDGSVDFNQSWEAYKNGFGDPRGEFWLGLEKIHRIMGDQDSNLAVQLQDWEGDTESLQFLVHLGGEDTAYSLRLPAPLASKLGATGVDLSLPFSTWDQDHDLLGNKNCAKSLSGGWWFGTCGHSNLNGQYFRTIPRQRQQRKKGIFWKTWRGRYYPLQATTMSIQPRVAAAS; this comes from the exons ATGAGGTGCGCGCCGACGGCGGGGGCCGCGCTGGTGCTGTGCGCCGCCACCGCGGGGCTGCTGAGCGCGCagggccgccccgcgccccccgagcCGCCGCGCTTCGCGTCCTGGGACGAGGTGAACGTGCTGGCGCACGGGCTCCTGCAGCTCGGCCACGGGCTGCGCGACCACGTGGAGCGGACCCGGGGACAGCTGGACAAGCTGGAGCGACGGCTGGGAGTGTGCGGCGGCCGCGCCGCCTGCGAAGAACCGGAGGGGGCCGCCGCGTCGTTGCGGCCACCCCAGACGTTGCCCTCCGCGGCGCCAGAGGCGGCACCCGACGCCCTCCAGAGCCTGCAG ACGCAGATCAGGGCCCAGAACAGCAGGATCGAGCAACTCTTCCAGAAAGTGGCCCAGCAGCAGCGGCATCTGGAGAAGCAGCAGCTGAGAATCCAGAAGCTGCAGAGTCAG GTGGGCCTCCTGGCCCCTGTGCACCTGAAACATGGGGTTGCCAAGCCCGCCAGGAAGAAGAGGCTCCCCAAGATGGACCAGTTGGGTGGGCCAGCCCACAACGTCAGCCTCTTGCACC GGCTGCCCCGAGACTGTCAAGAGCTGTTTGAAAATGGGGAGCGGCAAAGTGGTCTCTTCCAAATCCAGCCCCAGGGGTCCCCTCCATTTTTGGTAAACTGCAAGATGACCTCAG ATGGAGGCTGGACGGTGATTCAGAGGCGTCAGGATGGCTCTGTGGACTTTAACCAGTCCTGGGAAGCCTACAAGAATGGCTTTGGTGACCCTAGAG GGGAGTTCTGGCTGGGCTTGGAGAAGATTCACCGAATCATGGGGGACCAGGACAGCAACCTGGCCGTGCAGCTACAGGACTGGGAGGGAGATACGGAGTCCCTGCAGTTCCTGGTGCACCTGGGGGGCGAGGACACAGCCTATAGCTTGCGGCTCCCGGCACCCCTGGCCAGCAAGTTAGGCGCCACCGGCGTTGATCTCTCCCTGCCCTTCTCTACGTGGGATCAGGATCATGACCTCCTCGGGAACAAGAATTGTGCCAAGAGCCTTTCTG GTGGCTGGTGGTTTGGCACCTGTGGTCATTCCAACCTCAACGGCCAGTACTTCCGCACCATTCCCAGACAGCGGCAGCAGCGGAAGAAAGGAATCTTCTGGAAGACCTGGCGGGGCCGCTACTACCCGCTGCAGGCCACCACCATGTCGATCCAGCCCAGAGTGGCCGCAGCCTCCTAG